Proteins from one Bacillus carboniphilus genomic window:
- a CDS encoding HAD-IIIA family hydrolase codes for MLHRVHAVFIDRDGTIGGSDQVEYPGQMTFYPGVKESIQLLKQHGVRIFSFTNQPGVARGEVEEKDFVTELSVIGFDQVYLCPHEHNAGCTCRKPSIGMLEKAVNEYHIDLHKSIVIGDRWTDLMAAQEAGCKKILVRTGAGEVALTKYHNNEYYGKWGEVSPDFIAKDFVEAVHWIIQNG; via the coding sequence ATGTTACATAGAGTACATGCCGTGTTTATAGATCGTGACGGAACGATTGGTGGAAGTGATCAGGTTGAATATCCAGGGCAGATGACTTTTTACCCAGGTGTAAAAGAATCCATTCAATTGTTAAAACAACATGGGGTTCGGATATTTTCATTTACCAATCAACCAGGCGTAGCAAGAGGAGAAGTGGAAGAAAAGGATTTTGTCACGGAATTAAGTGTAATTGGCTTTGATCAGGTTTATCTTTGTCCACATGAACACAACGCTGGGTGCACCTGTCGAAAACCTTCTATTGGGATGTTAGAAAAAGCAGTAAATGAATACCATATTGATCTTCATAAATCCATCGTTATCGGAGACCGTTGGACGGACCTTATGGCAGCACAGGAAGCTGGTTGTAAAAAAATTTTAGTACGTACAGGTGCCGGAGAAGTAGCACTAACAAAATATCATAACAATGAATACTATGGAAAATGGGGAGAAGTGAGCCCAGACTTTATCGCAAAAGATTTTGTGGAAGCTGTACACTGGATTATTCAAAATGGATGA
- a CDS encoding response regulator transcription factor → MRILLVEDDKTIASGLEYSLTQEQYAIKVCHDFMSAKEIISNHFDNIDLFLFDLSLPDGSGYDLCKWVKSLGDKPVIFLTAVDDEVNVVMGLDMGADDYITKPFRIRELLSRIKSVLRRYQRQHPDHSLIPIGPVQINTMEGKAYKNGRDVGLTALEYRLFLIFANHKGQILSRSQLLEQIWDVAGDFVNDNTLTVYIKRLREKLEDNPSQPVIIKTVRGLGYRLGDIDVQK, encoded by the coding sequence ATGCGAATTTTATTAGTCGAGGATGATAAAACAATCGCCTCTGGGCTGGAGTATTCATTAACGCAAGAACAATATGCAATAAAGGTTTGTCATGATTTTATGTCGGCTAAAGAAATCATTTCAAATCATTTCGATAACATAGATTTGTTTTTATTTGACCTGTCTTTACCAGATGGTAGTGGGTACGATTTGTGCAAATGGGTCAAATCTTTGGGTGATAAACCTGTCATTTTTCTAACAGCAGTGGATGATGAAGTAAATGTAGTCATGGGGTTAGATATGGGAGCCGATGATTATATAACGAAACCGTTTCGGATTCGCGAACTGCTTTCAAGGATTAAGTCCGTATTGAGAAGGTATCAAAGACAGCATCCCGACCATTCTCTTATTCCTATTGGACCTGTACAGATTAACACGATGGAAGGTAAAGCATATAAAAATGGACGAGATGTAGGTTTAACAGCACTAGAATACCGCTTGTTTTTAATCTTTGCCAATCATAAAGGACAGATTTTATCACGAAGTCAGTTACTTGAACAAATCTGGGATGTTGCAGGTGACTTTGTTAATGACAATACGTTAACCGTTTATATAAAGCGGTTGCGTGAAAAATTAGAAGATAATCCTAGTCAACCTGTGATTATCAAGACAGTACGGGGTTTAGGTTACCGGTTAGGGGATATCGATGTTCAGAAATAA
- a CDS encoding permease prefix domain 1-containing protein → MMSKIVGHVDRLFIQYPETKEIRELKEEVLTNLEAKVSDLMANGLSQEEAEERAIESIVNIDYLIDNNKTVNRNSYLCEVIQVALLYVIIAWIVTMPALILGIGIIVNYTFLFGVFLLGIMYMVLRKNESSQLVTIDVQSFAHLKKVVSIIWVLAMFVITIWTFLLEFGSNLWFGRPISIDGPYQFAVLVIRYLLPFISIIVPLIFHTAFKIIPKHEVGEDDEY, encoded by the coding sequence ATGATGAGTAAAATAGTGGGGCATGTGGATCGTTTATTTATCCAATATCCCGAGACAAAAGAGATTCGAGAATTGAAAGAAGAAGTTTTGACAAATTTAGAAGCAAAAGTTTCAGACTTAATGGCAAATGGTTTGTCTCAGGAAGAAGCTGAAGAAAGAGCAATCGAGAGTATTGTGAATATAGATTATTTAATTGACAACAACAAGACCGTTAACCGAAATTCCTATTTGTGTGAAGTGATTCAAGTAGCGTTGTTATATGTCATCATTGCCTGGATTGTAACAATGCCTGCACTCATTCTTGGTATAGGTATTATCGTGAATTATACCTTTCTTTTTGGTGTTTTCTTATTAGGAATCATGTACATGGTTCTACGAAAAAACGAATCAAGTCAACTTGTTACGATTGATGTACAATCTTTTGCTCATTTAAAAAAGGTAGTTTCAATTATTTGGGTTTTAGCAATGTTTGTCATAACCATATGGACGTTTCTGCTTGAATTTGGAAGTAACCTTTGGTTTGGCAGACCAATATCCATTGATGGCCCTTATCAGTTTGCTGTATTGGTGATCAGATATTTATTACCATTTATCTCTATTATCGTCCCGCTCATCTTCCATACTGCGTTTAAGATTATTCCCAAACATGAGGTAGGTGAAGATGATGAATACTAG
- a CDS encoding ATP-binding protein yields the protein MFKRYKGRIISTITFICAVGIWNIIFYGYNQYSFNLLLDLSYTLVIAVVVWWLASYYDKSKLLLDNLSDSEMNYKKLLESSLHVFDNINQVVYQTDENGNLTLLNPYWKSMTGFEVDQSLNQSILNYIYPEDQESIIEKFLNMIKNHQDVFKEEVRIRKKDGGFVWVEINTKFSYNQDSQLISTLGTITDISEWKHSEQELIQLNHDLAIQSDKLNVVAQMSAAIVHEVRNPLTAISGFLQLITEEKNFNKEYVDVIFSEIKRVETVLSEMLILSRPQKVTLKKVDYSKTLDHVLKLMESEANMRNIELVAESLASPVFIYGQENQIKQVLINIIKNAIEAMQHKGKKIQIHHAVCQEHLSIYIKDEGLGMPQEILKKIGQPFYTTKERGTGLGLTVCFNIIEQHKGKIHISSQIGVGTTFEIMLPTYSNQTLQQDSEKLVNTK from the coding sequence GTGTTTAAAAGATATAAAGGTAGAATCATATCAACGATTACCTTTATTTGCGCCGTAGGTATTTGGAATATCATTTTTTACGGCTACAATCAGTATTCTTTTAATCTATTATTAGACCTTTCCTACACCCTAGTAATTGCCGTTGTTGTGTGGTGGCTCGCTTCATATTACGATAAATCTAAATTGTTGTTAGACAATCTATCAGATAGTGAGATGAACTACAAAAAACTTTTAGAATCCTCTCTCCATGTGTTCGATAATATTAACCAAGTAGTTTATCAAACCGATGAAAATGGAAACCTTACCTTACTAAATCCTTATTGGAAATCGATGACTGGCTTTGAAGTGGATCAAAGTCTAAACCAATCAATCCTGAATTATATTTACCCTGAAGACCAAGAATCCATAATAGAGAAATTCCTTAATATGATAAAAAATCATCAAGATGTATTTAAAGAGGAAGTCCGCATTCGTAAAAAAGACGGTGGATTTGTCTGGGTAGAGATAAACACAAAGTTTTCTTATAATCAGGACAGCCAACTTATTTCGACATTAGGGACTATAACCGACATTTCAGAATGGAAGCATTCAGAACAGGAACTTATCCAATTAAACCACGATTTAGCCATTCAATCTGACAAACTTAACGTGGTAGCCCAAATGTCAGCAGCCATCGTTCATGAAGTTAGAAACCCTTTAACCGCGATTTCCGGTTTTTTGCAATTGATAACAGAGGAAAAAAACTTTAACAAAGAATATGTTGACGTCATATTCTCAGAAATTAAACGAGTCGAAACAGTATTGAGCGAAATGCTCATTTTATCAAGGCCACAAAAAGTTACGTTAAAAAAAGTGGATTACTCTAAAACACTAGATCATGTTTTAAAGTTAATGGAGTCTGAAGCGAACATGAGAAACATTGAACTTGTTGCTGAAAGCCTCGCTAGCCCAGTCTTCATATATGGACAAGAAAACCAAATCAAACAAGTCTTAATCAATATCATCAAAAATGCTATTGAAGCTATGCAGCACAAAGGGAAAAAGATTCAAATCCACCATGCAGTTTGTCAAGAGCATCTCTCCATATACATAAAAGACGAAGGATTAGGAATGCCACAAGAAATACTTAAAAAGATTGGACAACCTTTCTACACTACTAAAGAAAGAGGTACTGGCTTAGGCCTTACCGTCTGCTTTAACATTATTGAACAACATAAAGGGAAAATACATATATCAAGCCAAATTGGCGTTGGAACTACATTCGAAATTATGTTACCAACTTATTCTAATCAAACACTTCAGCAAGATTCAGAGAAGCTAGTGAACACAAAGTAA
- a CDS encoding HAMP domain-containing sensor histidine kinase has product MFRNKEIRFLLYVLIIIASLGSIISGVFLSVTAAAFTFSISVMFIIVTLFFTKWRYKEIEKLSGYLREITAGNYRLDIRDNSEGELSILKNDIYKVTLMLSEQRTQLKNDKTKLTDAISDISHQLKTPLTSMMMMVDFLQNPQLEDEKREEFTRKIHMQLERIDWLVSSLLKLSKIDAGTAIFKNEPIQVSELISKSLEPVLVPMDIKDQTVTIHGDSSTNFNGDFNWTREAIINILKNCVEHTPEGGAITIEFQENALFTGITITDTGKGIPKQELPFIFKRFYKGKNANDDSVGIGLAMAHSIITSQKGSLEVQSKEKEGTQFHIKFYKQII; this is encoded by the coding sequence ATGTTCAGAAATAAAGAAATCCGTTTTTTATTATATGTGCTGATTATAATCGCTTCTTTAGGCTCGATCATTTCAGGTGTATTTTTATCTGTAACAGCTGCAGCTTTCACCTTTTCAATCTCTGTCATGTTTATAATAGTGACTCTTTTCTTTACAAAATGGCGATACAAGGAAATTGAAAAGCTATCTGGTTATTTACGTGAAATTACTGCTGGGAACTATCGTTTGGACATCCGTGATAATAGTGAAGGCGAATTGAGTATTTTAAAAAATGATATATATAAAGTAACCCTCATGCTTTCTGAACAGAGAACACAACTAAAGAACGATAAAACTAAATTAACAGATGCCATATCTGACATTTCTCATCAGCTGAAAACACCTTTAACCTCTATGATGATGATGGTAGACTTTTTGCAGAATCCCCAATTAGAAGATGAGAAGCGTGAAGAGTTTACACGTAAAATCCATATGCAATTAGAAAGGATAGATTGGTTAGTATCCTCTTTATTGAAGTTATCGAAAATTGATGCTGGGACCGCTATTTTTAAAAATGAACCCATTCAAGTTAGTGAACTTATATCTAAATCCTTAGAACCAGTATTAGTACCTATGGATATAAAGGATCAAACCGTAACCATCCATGGCGATTCCTCTACTAACTTCAACGGAGATTTCAATTGGACTAGAGAAGCTATTATCAACATTCTAAAGAACTGTGTTGAGCATACCCCCGAGGGAGGAGCTATTACAATCGAGTTCCAAGAAAATGCCCTTTTTACAGGAATTACGATTACTGACACAGGTAAAGGAATTCCGAAACAAGAGCTCCCCTTTATTTTCAAACGATTCTACAAGGGGAAAAATGCTAACGATGACAGTGTAGGTATAGGATTAGCTATGGCTCACAGTATTATCACCAGCCAAAAAGGTTCTCTTGAAGTACAGAGTAAGGAAAAAGAAGGAACTCAATTCCATATTAAGTTTTATAAGCAAATTATTTAA
- a CDS encoding PadR family transcriptional regulator, with protein MTETGISRDLIRGNIDTIILRVLCEGDNYGYEIIKAVSKNSGGQYELKEPSLYTSLKRLEKQKLIESYWGNETQGGRRKYYKVTATGRETFLANKEAWKTARVLLDQLIGVGEENDE; from the coding sequence ATGACCGAAACTGGAATAAGTCGCGACTTAATTCGCGGCAATATAGATACGATTATCCTTCGGGTCCTATGCGAAGGGGATAATTATGGGTATGAAATTATAAAGGCAGTTTCTAAAAATAGTGGCGGACAGTATGAACTGAAGGAGCCTTCTCTATATACCAGTCTAAAAAGATTAGAAAAACAAAAATTGATTGAATCCTACTGGGGAAACGAAACTCAAGGTGGGCGCCGAAAATATTACAAGGTAACTGCAACTGGAAGAGAGACCTTTTTGGCCAATAAAGAAGCATGGAAAACAGCACGAGTATTATTGGACCAACTTATAGGAGTGGGGGAAGAAAATGATGAGTAA
- a CDS encoding GNAT family N-acetyltransferase, translated as MIVRLLGPQDAEDYRKVRLEALRQHPDAFAVSYEEEEVRPVSIYEERFQSNENYTFGAFDGDELIGTVTLLKERYRKLKHRANIVAMYVQSPHRSKGVGKKLMTAAIKQAKSEPDIEQVYLTVVQSNASAKKLYQSLGFTTFGIDSKALKIGQDYLDEELMVLAII; from the coding sequence ATGATTGTTCGATTATTAGGACCCCAGGATGCAGAGGATTATCGGAAGGTTAGATTGGAAGCACTAAGACAACATCCGGATGCTTTTGCAGTTAGTTATGAAGAAGAGGAAGTACGACCAGTATCCATTTATGAAGAACGATTTCAGTCTAACGAAAACTATACTTTTGGTGCCTTTGATGGGGATGAACTTATTGGAACCGTCACTTTACTTAAGGAAAGGTACCGAAAACTTAAACATCGGGCAAACATAGTCGCGATGTATGTTCAGTCACCACACCGTAGTAAAGGGGTTGGGAAAAAATTGATGACGGCCGCAATTAAACAAGCTAAGAGTGAACCAGATATTGAACAAGTTTATTTGACGGTTGTTCAGTCGAATGCCTCTGCAAAAAAATTGTACCAATCACTAGGTTTTACTACTTTCGGGATTGACAGTAAAGCTTTAAAAATAGGGCAAGATTATTTAGATGAAGAACTGATGGTACTTGCTATTATATAA
- a CDS encoding DUF4825 domain-containing protein, whose protein sequence is MMNTRNKIIVGLLGFGIVLFAVTQFWVLPEMDKKEQQYEMAQKDPVTHDVQSVLKYKHPYMGNAGNLTQLFSELPLNEYSRTYELDSDLLQLTILYKDGVVDIGQEKVERALIYNATTAFALINNLEVIRFSFHDKTYVVKRARLMSRYDTTISPRIDKEDWKLQVQEPLNQKEYVEEIMNEVFKIES, encoded by the coding sequence ATGATGAATACTAGGAACAAAATCATCGTTGGGTTGTTAGGGTTTGGTATTGTCCTTTTTGCAGTGACTCAATTCTGGGTTTTGCCAGAGATGGATAAGAAAGAACAACAGTATGAAATGGCACAAAAGGACCCCGTTACACATGACGTACAAAGTGTGTTGAAGTATAAGCATCCCTATATGGGGAATGCCGGAAATCTTACTCAACTGTTTAGTGAATTACCATTAAATGAATATAGCAGAACCTATGAGTTAGATTCTGATTTACTTCAGCTTACCATTCTTTATAAGGATGGAGTCGTTGATATCGGTCAAGAAAAAGTGGAAAGAGCTTTAATTTACAATGCAACGACTGCATTTGCGTTGATTAATAATCTGGAAGTCATTCGTTTTTCTTTCCACGATAAGACTTATGTGGTAAAAAGAGCTCGACTAATGAGCCGTTATGACACCACAATATCTCCACGAATTGATAAAGAGGATTGGAAACTGCAGGTTCAAGAGCCTTTAAACCAAAAAGAGTATGTAGAGGAAATCATGAACGAAGTATTTAAAATAGAGTCATAA